CATTTCTGAAATGCCCTATTCCTTTTCATTTGACCTTCGCTGCTCGCAGCCTCCTCTGCCCTCTTCACCAAGAAACCCAACCTCTGATCCAGTCCAACTACAAAATCAACATTGACCACGACCCTCTTTAAATCCAcccattttgaaaatttctaaGCACGGATTTCCTTTTCCTTGGTTCTAACAGGCCAAAGATCAAGCACTTGGTGCTCACTAATAATTAAGACTAGTCGTAATGGTACTCCCGCTATTGAAGCTAGGGACGTTGGCCTTGAAGACTCTCAGCAAACCCGTGGCTAGCAGGTTAAAGCAACAGGCTGCGATTCACCCCAGGTTCCGCCAGTCGATCATCGACATGGCCCAGGTACTAAACTCCGCGATCTCATACTTTTACCTCGTCCAAACACATTTCTGATCTCATTTTATCCACTTGGTGTTGATGTCGATCATTGTAATTCAATGGAATATCATTGTAGACATGAATAAATTGTGAACATAACTACATAAGGCCAttgttcattttgtttgtgTAGAAACTTTGAATGAAAACTTGTACAAATTATACCACTGAAATTATAGATAAAGTAAGttagtatgtgtgtgtgtgtgtgtgtctatatatatatatatatatatatatatattgttggtgCAAGGACCCATAGTGACCTCATGGCCTCCTTCTGGAGGAGCTCTACAAGAACGAAAAGGGGTTAGAAGGCCTCACCGGTGGAATCCGGTGAGGCCACTCCGACGCCCAAGTTAACAAATGTATGAAAAGAGCGAATTCTAATAGTGTTTGGCTAAGGGTTCGATTGCATACCCAATAGGCGCTCCTGGGCTCCTTATATAGGTCTGCGTCCCTCTAGGTTTTTGAGGGGCTCCTGCCAAAAGTTGATTTCCTGGTGTAGAGATTCCCTCCTCAATTTGTTAGAGAGGTCATCATGGCGTGGACGTTCAGTTAGCTGAGCTAGCAGAGGGGGGATTGTCTGTTTGATAGCGTCCTTTCGGTGAGGGTGCGCCCAGATTCTAATGATTAGCTGGCTCATAGGCCATTGGTCTCTGGATTAGCTGGCTAGCCTGGCTCATAGGCCATTGGTCTCTGAccctcacacacacacacacacatatttctTGTTCAGCTTGTGTTTAACTATCTTGGAAGCTTCTGTTTCCTGTATCAGTTTGTGAAAATTTTTAGTGTACATATGCTATGTGGGTGATATTCACAAACATCTAATTATTCCATAGTTGATTGTTTAGGTATTAGTAGTATAAATTTCTGGACACTAAAATGCTTTATTCTTAATGTTGATAATTGGAACCAGGCAAACCATAGGTTCACGACACAAATGCAGAGACGCATTTATGGCCATGCAACCAATGTTGAGATTCGCCCTTTGAATGAAGAGAAAGCGGTTCAGGCTGCTGTAGATCTTATTGGGGAACTCTTCGTATTCTTGGTatcatttatttacttgtttgcatAATTTTTCAAAGCTGATTTGCCTTCAATTCCTAGGATGACTCAAGTAAGAACTTGGATTTGACTAAgtagtaatttttgttttattgtgtACAATTAAACCAATTTGGAATTGTAATTCTATGTAGGTTGATTTAGGTTTATGAGATATAATGTGATCCTGAATAGGTTGATTCTAAAGCAGTGAGAAGATTGGCTGGAAGTGGGATATCTAATTCCTATATCAAAACGTAGCAAAAGTTAGATCTGAGCAAACTCTGTACTGTTCGCTTGAAATTTAATTGACTTTTGATGCTTTTGCTTTCCTTTCTTTGTATCACACTGGAAAATGAGGTTTGGCAATGGGAATGTCAATAGTGAAGTAGCTTGTGCTCATAGGACGCACGGGATTTTACTAATCAGATGGGTAAAACTGCCTGGTAGGGCTTGATCTTACGACATTAGGCAATTGGGTGAGACATTTATATGGCTGAACCACGAGGCTAGTGTTAATTGCATTCTTAGTTGACTTGTCTAGCTTGTGAGAAACAAGTCCACAAAAGTTCATTATTGCTGACTGGATTTTCCTGTAGGCTATAGCCTTAAACCTGActattgaggaaaaaaaaaactttactgtTTTTGTGTTAATCATGGTTGTGTTTAATataagagaaatattatttGCTTAGATGAGAACAACGAAGCTATGATGTGTTTCTGCCAATATTCCAACTGCATACGGAATTTTCTTTGTCAACAATATATAAACTGCATAAGATGATATTTGTTTGTTATTTGCATACCATTCTCAATTATATCCAAATTACAATATGTGGatgcttttccttttttgttaacATGCATTGCACTCGCTACTTATTTATGAACTGGACTCCAATTTTTCCTCATCAACGACCAAATTATATTTTTGGTGCCTATAATTAGTAGTACACCAGAAGTTGTGCACTCTTGTGTCACTCTTGGACATTGAGAATATGTATTGCAACACAAATATAGTTAGATCGACACCTAAAAGTTGAATAATTGTTTGGCCTAGTTGGTATCTTGATTCCTTGTCGGTGAGCACTTATTTGTGGGTATTTTTGCATCCAAATTAGTGAATCAAAATGCATTTCTGTTTCTTTTAAATGGATGAAGTGAAAAACCCAACACTCTTTTGGGAAGAATGTT
This DNA window, taken from Alnus glutinosa chromosome 5, dhAlnGlut1.1, whole genome shotgun sequence, encodes the following:
- the LOC133867710 gene encoding OPA3-like protein; translation: MVLPLLKLGTLALKTLSKPVASRLKQQAAIHPRFRQSIIDMAQANHRFTTQMQRRIYGHATNVEIRPLNEEKAVQAAVDLIGELFVFLVAGVAVIFEVQRSSRSEARKEELRKQEFEAMRQRDEELAREVELLRQKLEELEQLAKERGLGGLFNIRQTNIETGKAAKPA